The region CGCGGACCGCGCCGCCCGGCTCGGCGAACTGGCCGCCCTGCTGGTGGCGCACGCCGAGGCGGAGGAGTCCGAGGTCTACCCCGCGCTCAAGCGGTACAAGAAGGTGGACAACGACGAGGTCGACCACGGCGAGGAAGAGCACGCCGAGGGGCACCAGGCGCTGCTGGCGCTGATGGAGGTGACGGACCCGGAGACCGAGGAGTGGGAGTCGAAGCTGGAGGAACTCGTCGAAGCGCTCAACCACCACGTGGACGAGGAGGAGCGGACGCTGCTCAACGACGCGCGCGAACAGGTCGCCGACGACCGCCGCACCGAGCTGGGCAAGGCGTTCGCGGAGGCGCGCCAGGCCCTGCTGGACGACGACTGCGGTGACCTGGAGTACGTGCGCCGGATCGCCAGGGCCAC is a window of Saccharothrix espanaensis DSM 44229 DNA encoding:
- a CDS encoding hemerythrin domain-containing protein, translated to MATDVVDLILADHRRFEELFRELRDRSADRAARLGELAALLVAHAEAEESEVYPALKRYKKVDNDEVDHGEEEHAEGHQALLALMEVTDPETEEWESKLEELVEALNHHVDEEERTLLNDAREQVADDRRTELGKAFAEARQALLDDDCGDLEYVRRIARATADRID